CCCGAAACATGGTCTCGTCCCTTGCGCGACGTCTTCGATGTGCCTGATTTGGCCATCACCGATGATGCCATAGTCAACGGCACACAACATTATGGCCCCGATGAAGTCGTCCCGCTGGCGCCCTTTACCGGCCCGCGCATCGACTATTCTCTGCATCGACTGGCCCATTACACTGCCACAAAACCGGAGCATTTCCAGAATTTCATCCTGTTCACCAACTACCAGTTCTATATCGACGAGTTTGTAAACTGGGCCAGGGAACAGATGGCAAATGGCTCCGAGGACTATGTGGAATTTGTCGAAGTCGGCAATCAGGTAACCCCTTCGGGTGCAACCGAGCCTGTTGAGGGCGAAGCACCGCCGCGCCTGCCCCAAATGCCCGCCTATCACCTGAAGCGCAAAGATCAGAATGGTATAACCCTGGTCAATATCGGCGTTGGTCCTTCGAACGCAAAAACCATTACGGACCATATCGCCGTCCTACGCCCTCACGCATGGCTCATGCTTGGCCACTGCGCTGGCCTGCGCAACACCCAGCGCCTAGGTGACTATGTTCTGGCTCACGGCTATGTTCGTGAAGATCATGTTCTGGATGCAGACCTACCCACATGGGTGCCCATTCCGGCACTCGCGGAAATTCAGGTGGCATTGGAAGATGCAGTGGCAGACATTACGGGCCTCAAGAATTACGAGCTCAAGCGCATCATGCGAACCGGCACCGTTGCCTCCATAGACAACCGCAACTGGGAATTGCGCGACCATAAGGAACCGGTCGAGCGGCTGTCTCAATCCCGCGCCATTGGCCTTGATATGGAATCAGCAGCCATCGCGGCAAACGGCTTCCGCTTCCGCGTGCCTTACGGCACCCTGCTCTGTGTGTCAGACAAACCCTTGCATGGGGAATTGAAATTGCCCGGCATGGCCAGCGACTTCTACACCCAGCAGGTTCGCCAGCATCTCAAGATCGGCATCAAGGCGATGGAAACGTTAAGAGGCATGCCAATCGAACGGCTTCATTCTCGTAAATTGCGCAGCTTTGCCGAAACAGCCTTCCAATAGGCAGCACGCCACGCAGAGTATATCTGAGAAAGAATACAAGAAGAAGTGCCGCATTATGCGGCCTCTTCTGCCCCTGCTTCCGTTGCCTCTTCCGCATCAAGAAGCTCGTCGCTGGCGGTCTGGCGCTTACGAGCAACCTTCATCAACTCGCAGAAGGAAGAGGCTGGCAATGGTGGAGCGAAGAGATATCCTTGCGCAGCGGAAACGCCCATTTTACGCAGTTGGATAACCTGCTCCTCGGTTTCCACCCCTTCAGCGATGACACCGATATTGAGGTTCTCGGCCAGCGAGATCAGCCCCTGAACCAGTTCGGGTCCAGCAAAGCCCCCATCCAGCGCATCAACCAACAACTTGTCCAGCTTTAGAATATCCACACTGATAGATGACAGGTTATAAAGACCGCTATGGCCCGAGCCCACGTCATCCAGAGCGATTTCAGCGCCCAGAGCCCGAATCTGACTAATGACATCTTTGGCCAGATCCATCTCCTGAAGCGGCACCCGATCAGAAATCTCGAAGATCAGATTCTTGAAGCCCAGCTTGCTGTCTTTAAACACATCTTCGATATCCGTCACGATGGAATCGTCGATCATCTGATGGGAAAACAGATTGAGCGCAACCTTGAAGACCTGCCCCTCGCGCACCACAGGGTCCAGTAGCCGACAGCTATCCTGCATGATCCGGCACGTCACCTCGCGAGTGAGCCTGTAATTCTGAGCGAGCGGAATGAATTCATGAGGCGGCACAACGCTGCCGTCGGGCTTAAGCCAACGGGCAAGCACTTCGCATCCGGTTATGGCGCCGCTATCGAGATCAATAATCGGCTGCATGTAAGGCACGATTTCGCCATTATCGAGCGCATCAAGAATGATGTCTCCATCGGAGGGCTTATAGCGGCCAAAATACCATCCGATACCAACCATGATCAGACCGAAGAAAATCCCCAATAGATTGATGAACTCGCGTTCATCAGCCGTCACAGCATCAAGCGCGGCTTCGGTAATAGACATTTGCACTTCAAAGGGCAGCACATCGGAATGCACTGACACCCGATCAATGATCTCGCCGCCAGCAGTTTCCGGTTCAAGAATGAACCAGTGCGTACCGCTGCCCATAGAGAGCATGGCATAACGGAACCGCCGCAAATCATTGCGTACCGGGTCGATACGTACCAGCTCACCGGGAACACGCGCTACCAGACGGCGGCCATTGGCAACATGGCGAACAACCAGCAAGGATGGCATGTCGAATTGACCGGCACCGGCCGATAGTGACAGGGTCACAGCCTTGTCACCGAGCTGATAGGCAGGCAACAAACCGGTTTGACGTGCAGACTGCCCCAGATCCGTACAGACCAGATTGCCATTTCGATCCACCAGACCGATGGTATCGATCCAGGCCGTGGATCGCGCCGCATCACTATAGCGATAGCGATGGTCCGTCGTACAGGACAGGCCCGGTGATTGCGCAAGCGTATTGAGAACATTGATCGCAGTTTGAGCGGCGTCGCTCGCTCGCTCCAGCATGACGTCAGCCGAGATCTGCAGGTCTTCCTTGATCTCCTTTTCAACCTGCCAACGCATGGCAAATTGCATGCCGATGGTCAACAAGCCAGCGCTTACCGTCGCCAGTAACGAGTATCCCGCAATTTTCTTGGCATTTCTGATCATAGAGCCTCGCCCAAACAATTGCGCTAATTTGAGCATAAATCAGTGAAAATTCAGTTGATTTTTGGAAACATACCAAGAAACATCGACGCGCAGCGGAAACGCGCGATTTCGCGCCTTCTGGTCAGCTCTTGTAGTACCTAGTACCCAGGAGATGTCGGAAGCACAAATACACACTCCGATCCGGCTCAGCGCATCAGGAGACGGTTTTCGCATTGCCCTTGACGGCAGCAGAAATTTGCTTCTTCTTCTGATTTTTTCCGCCCAACGCACCGACCAGTTGCAGATAGGCCGAAGCGGGCAGAGCCGGAGAGAAGAGAAAGCCTTGTGCTTCGTCGATGCCCGAGCGCCGCAGATAGTCGAGCTGCTCATCGGTCTCTACGCCTTCAGCAACGACGACCATATCCATACCCTTGGCCATCTGGCTTAGAGAGTCGATGATCGGAACCGTTTCAGTCTCTGCCGTGATGGTGTCCACAAACAGTTTGTCGATTTTGATGATATCCATGCCCAGCTTTTGCAGATAGGCAAAACCACCATGGCCTGTGCCGGCATCGTCAAGCGCCACCCGAATGCCAAGTTCCTGCAACCTTGCAATGATGGCCCGCGCCCGGTCCAGATTCTCCAACGGCAACCGCTCGGTCACTTCCAGAACAAGCTGCTCAAACCGCACACCGGAATTTCCAAAGACCTGCTCCACTTCGCGCACGATGGCCAGATCCTCAAAATGCTTGTTGAACAGATTGATCGCAACCTTCAGGTTCGGATGCTTGGCGTAGCTCTCGGAGAGATCTTCAGCCACCTGCTCCATCAGCAGTGCCGTCATCGGCAGGGCCAGGCCCGAGGCTTCAGCCACATCGATAAAATGGCCGGGAGAAAGGATCGTCCCATCCGGCTTGCGCCATCTGACAAGAACCTCACAGCCAGCCAGCCTGCCGCTCTGAATATCAAGAATGGGCTGATAGTAGGGCACAAATTCCTTACGCTTGATCGCCTGCTCCAGACTGACATATGGATCCGGCTTGCGCAGCCCCATGCGGACAAAGAAGAACATGATCAAAGCACCGGTCAGAATACCAAGACCATCAACAACCCGCATCACGCCGCCAAAGGAGTCCCACACCGCCGAAAAAGGCAGAGCAACAGAAACCGTTAGCGGATAGCGCGAAGAATTGACCTCGTGGGTGATCAGATCCTTGACCCAATTCGGATCCGGCTCGAATGAATAGAAGGGCGCCCTTTGGCGCAGTCGACTGACCGGCGTGCTTTCGGTGATAATCTCGTTATTTTTCAGCTTCATCGAAATGCGGTAGAAATCGACATAATCCGTCTGCATGCCCTGCGGAACGAAATTCTCCACAAGAATGAAGCCGCCAATCGAGACAAACTCAGTGATATGCCACTGAACGAGCAAGCCTTCCTTGCCTGTCAAGCTATCGCGCACCGCCCGATAGCTCAAATGATCGACTGCGCCGGTCACCTGCGATGACGTAGGCTGGAAGCTGGTGCTCTCCTTGATAGAAGAGCAATACATATATTCGCCATTGTAGATGAGGCCGACATCATGAAGCACCGAGTGGCGCAGCATCATTCCGCGGAAACGCTCCTGAAGCGCGTTGTCGCAAACGGGAACGCGGAAATGGGGCAAAGCCGAGAAAACATCAATGGCTTCTTGCACAAAAGTCTCTGCTCGCACCAGTGTACGCTGCGCTGTCTGATCCAAGAAACGCTCTCCCCGGCCCATCAGGTAGTCGCGCATGGCTATATGGGCGGCAAACACCGGGAAAACTCCCAGGACCACGCCAAGAAATAGCAAAATTATGGACCGAAACCGATTCTTCAAGGCGCACTTCCCTTCTCTGGCAAAGAGAATAATCCGCTGCGGCTAACAGAGGATTAACCATAATCAAAGCGCGATACAGTTGCGTAAATTGCCGTTATGAAATTTGGGCGACATTAGTCCAACACATTCTCAAAATAGAAGCGTTGAAACTCAAGGGGTGTTAGAATCGATCCTAGACATTTCGTAACCGACTCCCTTATCCATCGACAGGAGCAATCCGGCATGCGGCAAACCATGCCAAGACCATAAAAAACCAGCGCAAACATTTGTTTCCGAGCATTTGTTATCAATCATTTTCGCTGACCTTCTTCTTGTAAATGAGGCTCATTTTCTATGAAACGTACAAGTCTTACCCTCGGCTTCCTTCTTGTCTCCACCGCTCTGGTGCATGCCCAAAGCGATGCGGAAACAGCTTGGGACGCGATTTTCAAAGACATGAATCAGTCCGGATTACTGACAGCAACAATCGGTTCCGTTCATTATAACGAGGCAACTGATAGCCTGACCGTTCAAAATCTTGTCTTCAAGACCGACTTTTCCCTGCCAGTTCCTACAAAGCGCACCTTCAGCAAGGAAAACGACGACACGGCGGCTGATGGCGTATCAAAAGAGGGCAAGAGCAAAAGCGAGCTAAAAATCGCCCTCAAGATTGCTTTGCCGACCGCTGTCTACACCGGGCTTCGTCTTGAAGAGGCTGGTTACGCCTATGACAGCATGACAATTGATACAATGACCGGCTCATTCGATATTGATGCTCCGGGAACAGCTGACGACACCCACCTGAAACTGGAAACCACGGGAAAAAGCACCATAACAGCGGCCTATTCCCCCTTCCTTGGCGAGTTCAAGATTGCTCCATCGCGGCCGATCGGCAGCGTGATGGACTATATCCGCCCGCTACTCATGCAGACGCGATATGAAAACACTTCCGTCGAAGGGATGATCGCCAAGCAATATGTGGATGCCTATCAGGACGCGGTGCAGACCACAGAAACGGGGCCAATGCAGGTATCGGATGTCAAAAATGGCAGGATCGGCAGCTATGAAGTTGCCTATCAGAAAACTGACATGGTCTTCGATGGTAAGAACAGTTTCCCCCCAGAATCAGATCTGGCTCAGGGCAAGCCAGCCCAAATCACCTACACCATCAACAAGACCCGTTACGAAGGCTATGACATCGGCGCTCTGTTGAGCGCCATCGACCCCAATGCAGCCCCTATCGAAGGTACCAAGTCCGTTCTGGAAAAGAGCGAAATGGCGGGTGTCGATGTTTCTGTTCCGAATCTCGCCGAGATAAAAATCGGCCCGGCCAGCCAGACAGGCATCACAGTCAAACAGCCGGCAACCTATCTGGTGCCACTCCTCGACAAAATGATTGCCGAAGATCTCAATCCGGATGATTTGTCTGAAGAGGACCAGCAGGCATTAATTGAAGCCGGCTTCGATCTGGCCAGAAGTTTCGCCATGGGCCTTACGGAAATTGGCAAGACCGAGGCAAGCATCACGCTTCCCAGTGGCCCTTACCTTGGCCAGAAAGCCACGCTTGGCTTCGACTCGATCCGGCAGGCAGGTTTCAGCAGCTATGGTATTGAGGAATCGTCCATTTCCGGTGTGTCTTACGCCGGCCCACCCGCAATGAATTTCAAACTTGGCCGTCTCGCCATTGAGGATCTCGAATTTGCCGATTACCAACTGATCAAGCAGGCGATATTCAATTCCATGAAGAGCACCCCACCGCAGGGTAGCGAAGCCGTCAAGCTTGGCCCGAATGCACTCACCCTTGCCCTTAAAGACCTCGCCTATGAAGACAGCAAGGGCAGCGCGCTCTCTGCCAACGAAATAAATCTGCATTATGACCGGATGGGATTAGCTATTCCGGCGGAAATCATCACAAAAATCGACAATCTCACGATTGCCAAGTCCATGCTGCAGCATCCCCTTGCCGGTGTCCTTCTTGATCAACTCGGACTTGATAGCGTGACGATCAATGAAGAGCTGGCCATGACGTGGGACGATGAGAACCAGACCTTCGAAATCAATCCAATCAAGTTGGAATTGCCGAATATCGTCTCCCTTTCCGGCTCTCTTGGCGCTGGCGGCATCATGCGCGAATATCTCGAGAACCCGGAAACGGCGCAGGCAGCCATGGCAACCGCCTCAGTGCTTCCGTCATCTCTGACGCTTAAGGATCTGGGCGGACTGGATGATTTGATCAAGCTGGCAGGCGTTACCATGGGCATGGGGCCGGACCAGACACGCGAAATGGCATCGATGCAGCTTCGTGCTGTGTTGAGCAGTTTCACTGAAGCAGCTTTCTATGTGTCCATAGTGAAAGAAGTCGACATGTTCCTGAAAGATCCGCAAAGCCTGATGGTTAGCCTCAACCCATCCAATCCGGTGCCTGTCGCGCAGCTTCTGGGTGTCGCTGCCACCGCGCCGCAGCAGATCCCATATCTGCTGGCAATCGGTGTGATCGCCAACGACAATTAACAGCATCTTCGTTAATCAGTGCAGAAGACAGAAATAGAAAAGGCGGCTTTAAAAGCCGCCTTTTCTTTGTAAATCAAAAGATTCCAGAGGTTTCTTATTCTGGAAGATTAAGTCGCAGATGCAACTCGCGAAGCTGCTGATTGGTCGGGTCGCTCGGAGCGCCCATCATCAGATCTTCAGCCTGCTGGTTCATCGGGAACAGAGAGATCTCGCGCAGGTTCGGTGTACCACACAGCAGCATGATGATGCGGTCCATACCGGCAGCCATGCCACCATGCGGAGGGGCGCCATACTGGAAGGCACGATACATGCCGCCGAAGCGTTCCTGCAGAACCTCTTCGCTGTAACCAGCGATCTCGAAGGCCTTCTTCATGACCTCAGTCTGGTGGTTACGGATGGCGCCAGAGCCAATTTCGTAACCGTTGCAGACGATGTCATACTGATAGGCGTCGAGTTCGAGCGGATCAGTGTTTTCCAGACCTTCCAACGCGCCCTTCGGCATGGAGAACGGGTTGTGGCAGAAATCCACTTTCTCTTCGTCTTCGTTCCACTCATACATCGGGAAGTCAACGATCCAGCACAGATCGTAGCGGTCGCGATCGATGAGATCCAGCTCTTCGCCCACGCGGTTACGGGCGCGACCGGCAAAGTCGTAGAATTTCTTCGGATCACCGGCAACAAAGAAGCAGGCATCCCCGGCATCCAGACCGAGCTGGATGCGGATGGCTTCAGTGCGTTCCGGACCAATATTCTTGGCAAGAGGCCCTGCCCCTTCCAGAGATCCGTCTTCGCCCTTGCGCCAGAAGATGTAACCAAGGCCAGCCTGGCCTTCGCCCTGTGCCCAGCTGTTCATGCGGTCACAGAAAGTACGAGCGCCACCGGTTTTGGCCGGAATGCCCCAAACTTCGTTGGCGCTGTCTTCGAGCATGCGCGCAAAAATCTTGAAGCCGGAGCCACGGAAATGCTCGGAGACTTCTTCCATAACGATCGGAATACGCAGGTCAGGCTTATCAGAGCCATATTTGCGCAGCGCTTCCTTGTAAGGAATACGCGGGAAATCCTGCGTTACAGGCTTGCCTTCAGCAAATTCTTCGAACAGGCCGCGAATGACCGGTTCCATCGTGGTGATCACGTCTTCCTGTTCAACGAAGCTCATTTCCATATCGAGCTGATAGAATTCACCCGGCAGTCGGTCTGCACGCGGATCTTCATCGCGGAAGCAAGGAGCGATCTGGAAATATTTGTCAAAGCCGGACATCATCAGCAACTGCTTGAACTGCTGCGGAGCCTGCGGCAATGCGTAGAATTTGCCCGGATGGATACGCGAAGGAACAAGGAAGTCACGCGCACCTTCTGGCGAAGAAGCCGTCAGGATCGGGGTCTGGAATTCGTTGAAGCCGATTTCGTTCATGCGGCGACGCGCAGAAGCGATAATAGCAGAGCGCTTGAGGATGTTGGCGTGCAAGGTTTCACGACGCAAATCCAGGAAGCGAAATTTGAGGCGGGTATCTTCGGGATAGTCCGGCTCACCAAAGACCGGCATCGGCAGCTCTTTGGAAGCGCCAAGAACATCCAGCTTGGAGATGAAGATTTCGATCTGGCCGGTCGGCAGCTGGTCATTGATCGTGTCTTCAGAGCGGGCCTTGACCTCGCCTTCGATGCGGATACACCATTCGCCGCGCACTTTCTCAGCGTCGGTGAAGGCTGGAGAATCCGGATCGGCCACGACCTGGGTGAGACCATACTGGTCGCGCAAATCGATAAAAAGAAGACCGCCATGGTCACGGACACGGTGTACCCAACCGGACAAGCGAACGGTTTCGCCCACATGGCTCTCTCTGAGATCGCCACAGGTATGGCTGCGATAAGGATGCATGAATAAACCCTGATGCTTGAGATGGCGCCCGCGATTTGCATCAAATGGCAAGGCTCACATCTCGAATTGAAACTTCAACCGATAAATCGTCCCGCCTTTCATAAAGCGCAATTCTCTCGGTTTCAACGCAAAAAGGGCGCAGAACCTACGCCCTATGTTAAAAATCTGGCCGGACCCTGCATCTCCGCGCGCAAGGTGTCAAGCCAAACAGCCCAAAACCGATGGCTTTTTCGAAAAAAGCTTGGGGGTTTGCTCCACTCCGACCAAAGTCCGGCTAAAAGCTCCCTATTGAGCAGCGAAAAAGCCTTCGGGAAACTCCATCCGCCCATAGGGCATCCGGTTATCAAAAGACATAATCAGGAATTCATCGGCCATATCCTTCACGCTGGCCATGTCCGGTGCATTCATGAAGCCGAGCGGTTTGAAATAGTCCGGATCTCCGACAAGCGCGACGCCCTTGCCATGCATCTGCCGGAGCATCTCCAGCCCCTCCGCGATCATCGCCTTGCGGATGCCCTGGCTAAGGCACTCAGGCAGCACCGAAACCGGCCCCAGCGCATACCAACCTTTATCACCCCCGGACACACGCACCGGACAAAAAGCGACATGGCCAACGATGGTCCCGTCAATCTCGGCAACAAGCGACAGGGTTACGAGTCCAGACTTGCGCAATTCATTCAATGTGAAATAGCCATTCTGTTTTCCAAGCTGATGCTGTCTGGCAGCAGCCAGCGTTACATTCATGATCGCGTCGAAATCCGCGGCCGTTTCTTTTCTTATTTCCATGATGCAATCCGACAAAGAGGCAATTTCGGGAAATGACGATGACCAATCGTCCCCAAAAGTAAATCATGGAAAAGATCCAAACAAAAGCTCTCCCAATAGCTATGCAACAAAAGAGTGACGGTCTATGCCGTTAAGAAAATTGGCAATTTTTCCCAATAGCGGTGGCTTTTTGCAGCAACACACTGCAATAATCCCCATTGCCAGCCGAGTCCTTGCAAAGAATTGGCGACAAAAGACGAAATGTTCGATATAAGCGAGCCCAATGAAGACGATCACGACTACTGCCGAGCTGGCAGACGCTTGCAAAAAATGCGCAGAGCATCCCTACGTAACCGTAGATACGGAATTTCTGCGTGAAACGACCTATTGGCCGAAACTTTGCCTCATCCAGATGGCCTCCCCTGATGATGCGTTTCTGATAGATCCGCTCGCAGAAGGGCTTGATCTTGCGCCATTCTTTGAATTGATGGCCGATGAAAACGTAACGAAAGTTTTCCATGCAGGCCGACAGGACATAGAAATCATCTATCATATGGGCAATCTTATTCCATCGCCCATGTTTGACAGTCAGGTCGCAGCCATGGTGTGCGGCTTTGGTGATTCCATTTCCTACGACCAGCTTGTCCAGCGCCTCACCGGCAATCGTCTGGATAAATCCCATCGTTATACCGATTGGTCGCGCCGTCCGCTCACCGAAAAGCAGCTAACATATGCTCTGGCAGACGTAACACATCTGCGCGACGTCTATCACGCCCTACATGCCAACCTGGAAGAACAGAACCGCAGCGAATGGGTGCAGGAAGAGATGAAGATTCTCACCTCTCCGGACACTTATTACACCGCGCCTGTCAACGCATGGAAGCGCATGAAGCTGCGCATCCGCAAGCCGCGCGAATTTGCCGCCCTGAAAATGCTGGCCGCATGGCGGGAATCCGAAGCACAATCGCGCGATGTGCCCCGCAACCGCATCCTGAAGGATGAAGCCATTTTCGAATTGGCCATCCATCAGCCTAAAACACCGGAAGCTCTCACCGCGCTGCGCTCCATCTCCAAGGGCTATGAGCGGTCCAAGGCCGGTCAGGACCTTTTGCAACTGATGCATGAAGTGGCTGACATTCCGGCAACCGAGTTGCCAGATGTACCCAAGGGCAAGAACCAGCCGGAAGGCTCAGGCGCAGCTGTTGACCTGATGAAGGTGTTGCTCAAGCTGGTGTCCGAGCGTCATGGCGTTGCCGCCAAGGTCATTGCCACTGTCGATGATCTTGAAAAGATCGCCTGTGATGACGATGCCGATGTTGCTGCGCTCAAAGGCTGGCGCAAGGAACTGTTCGGGCAATATGCCCTGCGTATCAAACGCGGCGAAATGGCCCTGCGCCTTGAAGGCAAGCGTGTTGGTACGATTGAATGCGATCCACCCGAATTGCCAGCCCAGAGCAAAAATGGCAAGCGCTCCGGCAAGAGCCGCAAGGCAAAGCAGCCAGAGACATCATCATAATGTGAGCGCATATCTGCGCTCACTGGCTCCCGCATGCTAGACAAAGTCCGCCAATCCTTTTAAGACAGAGCTCTTGATAAGTCCCACTTTCTTAAAGACGGGATCAGGATCTTGGGCAAACTCTCTGTTTTGTCCCGGATGCTTTCGAGACGCAACGTTTGCGTTCCATCATACAAACCTCATTCTGTCCTTGATGCGGTGGCAAACGCCGTCCTTTCAGAGGCTATCACTTGTCTCGAAATCTGGGAAATGCCTCATTATTGCAAGTCTTGGTCGACTGTGCCAAGCGTTGCTGGAATTTTTGTATGACTTTGAATTTCCGAGCGGTCTTCCGCTCTTTGAGTACTTACAACTACCGCCTCTGGTTCGCGGGTGCCCTGATTTCCAACATCGGCACATGGATGCAACGCACCGCGCAGGACTGGCTGGTCCTGACCGAATTGACCGACCATAGCGCCTCGGCCGTGGGCATGACCATGGCCTTCCAGTTTGGCCCCCAGCTGCTACTCTTCCCGATTACCGGACTGGTAGCCGATATGTTTGATCGGCGCAAACTGATGATAGCGACCCAGACCATCATGGGCACATTGTCCCTGATCCTAGGCGTCCTTGTCATCACCGGTCTTGTAGAGCTATGGCATGTCTATCTGCTGGCATTCTTGTTCGGATGCGCAGCCGCCTTTGATGCCCCCACCCGCCAGACCTTCGTCAGCGAGCTTGTGGCCAAAAAGGATATCTCCAACGCGGTCGCCCTCAATTCGACCTCCTTCAACAGTGCCCGCATGATCGGCCCTGCCGTAGCAGGGCTTCTGATTGCCGCCTTTGATACGGGCCCGGCCTTTATCATCAATGGTTTGTCTTTCGGCGCCGTGCTTCTTTCGCTCCTGCTGCTGCGCAAATCCGAGCTGCAGCCGAGCGTCTATGCCCGCCGGTCAACCAAGGGCATTATGGATGGTTTCCGCTATGCCTTCGGGCGTAGAGACTTGAGCGTCATGCTGATCATGCTGTTTCTCATAGGCACCTTCGGCATGAATTTCCCGATCTATATTTCCACCATGGGTGTGAAGCTGTTTCATGCCGATGCGCAAGGCTATGGCCTGCTGACCACCTTCTCCGCCATCGGCACGCTGATGGGTGCCTTGATGGCGGCGGGACGAGAAAGCCCGCGTTTTGAAACCTTGTTTATCGGCACAGCCATGTTCGGCTTTGGCTGCCTGAT
This genomic window from uncultured Cohaesibacter sp. contains:
- a CDS encoding EAL domain-containing protein, with amino-acid sequence MDQTAQRTLVRAETFVQEAIDVFSALPHFRVPVCDNALQERFRGMMLRHSVLHDVGLIYNGEYMYCSSIKESTSFQPTSSQVTGAVDHLSYRAVRDSLTGKEGLLVQWHITEFVSIGGFILVENFVPQGMQTDYVDFYRISMKLKNNEIITESTPVSRLRQRAPFYSFEPDPNWVKDLITHEVNSSRYPLTVSVALPFSAVWDSFGGVMRVVDGLGILTGALIMFFFVRMGLRKPDPYVSLEQAIKRKEFVPYYQPILDIQSGRLAGCEVLVRWRKPDGTILSPGHFIDVAEASGLALPMTALLMEQVAEDLSESYAKHPNLKVAINLFNKHFEDLAIVREVEQVFGNSGVRFEQLVLEVTERLPLENLDRARAIIARLQELGIRVALDDAGTGHGGFAYLQKLGMDIIKIDKLFVDTITAETETVPIIDSLSQMAKGMDMVVVAEGVETDEQLDYLRRSGIDEAQGFLFSPALPASAYLQLVGALGGKNQKKKQISAAVKGNAKTVS
- a CDS encoding N-acetyltransferase, which produces MEIRKETAADFDAIMNVTLAAARQHQLGKQNGYFTLNELRKSGLVTLSLVAEIDGTIVGHVAFCPVRVSGGDKGWYALGPVSVLPECLSQGIRKAMIAEGLEMLRQMHGKGVALVGDPDYFKPLGFMNAPDMASVKDMADEFLIMSFDNRMPYGRMEFPEGFFAAQ
- the aspS gene encoding aspartate--tRNA ligase, encoding MHPYRSHTCGDLRESHVGETVRLSGWVHRVRDHGGLLFIDLRDQYGLTQVVADPDSPAFTDAEKVRGEWCIRIEGEVKARSEDTINDQLPTGQIEIFISKLDVLGASKELPMPVFGEPDYPEDTRLKFRFLDLRRETLHANILKRSAIIASARRRMNEIGFNEFQTPILTASSPEGARDFLVPSRIHPGKFYALPQAPQQFKQLLMMSGFDKYFQIAPCFRDEDPRADRLPGEFYQLDMEMSFVEQEDVITTMEPVIRGLFEEFAEGKPVTQDFPRIPYKEALRKYGSDKPDLRIPIVMEEVSEHFRGSGFKIFARMLEDSANEVWGIPAKTGGARTFCDRMNSWAQGEGQAGLGYIFWRKGEDGSLEGAGPLAKNIGPERTEAIRIQLGLDAGDACFFVAGDPKKFYDFAGRARNRVGEELDLIDRDRYDLCWIVDFPMYEWNEDEEKVDFCHNPFSMPKGALEGLENTDPLELDAYQYDIVCNGYEIGSGAIRNHQTEVMKKAFEIAGYSEEVLQERFGGMYRAFQYGAPPHGGMAAGMDRIIMLLCGTPNLREISLFPMNQQAEDLMMGAPSDPTNQQLRELHLRLNLPE
- the rnd gene encoding ribonuclease D, giving the protein MKTITTTAELADACKKCAEHPYVTVDTEFLRETTYWPKLCLIQMASPDDAFLIDPLAEGLDLAPFFELMADENVTKVFHAGRQDIEIIYHMGNLIPSPMFDSQVAAMVCGFGDSISYDQLVQRLTGNRLDKSHRYTDWSRRPLTEKQLTYALADVTHLRDVYHALHANLEEQNRSEWVQEEMKILTSPDTYYTAPVNAWKRMKLRIRKPREFAALKMLAAWRESEAQSRDVPRNRILKDEAIFELAIHQPKTPEALTALRSISKGYERSKAGQDLLQLMHEVADIPATELPDVPKGKNQPEGSGAAVDLMKVLLKLVSERHGVAAKVIATVDDLEKIACDDDADVAALKGWRKELFGQYALRIKRGEMALRLEGKRVGTIECDPPELPAQSKNGKRSGKSRKAKQPETSS
- a CDS encoding EAL domain-containing protein — protein: MIRNAKKIAGYSLLATVSAGLLTIGMQFAMRWQVEKEIKEDLQISADVMLERASDAAQTAINVLNTLAQSPGLSCTTDHRYRYSDAARSTAWIDTIGLVDRNGNLVCTDLGQSARQTGLLPAYQLGDKAVTLSLSAGAGQFDMPSLLVVRHVANGRRLVARVPGELVRIDPVRNDLRRFRYAMLSMGSGTHWFILEPETAGGEIIDRVSVHSDVLPFEVQMSITEAALDAVTADEREFINLLGIFFGLIMVGIGWYFGRYKPSDGDIILDALDNGEIVPYMQPIIDLDSGAITGCEVLARWLKPDGSVVPPHEFIPLAQNYRLTREVTCRIMQDSCRLLDPVVREGQVFKVALNLFSHQMIDDSIVTDIEDVFKDSKLGFKNLIFEISDRVPLQEMDLAKDVISQIRALGAEIALDDVGSGHSGLYNLSSISVDILKLDKLLVDALDGGFAGPELVQGLISLAENLNIGVIAEGVETEEQVIQLRKMGVSAAQGYLFAPPLPASSFCELMKVARKRQTASDELLDAEEATEAGAEEAA
- a CDS encoding MFS transporter, giving the protein MTLNFRAVFRSLSTYNYRLWFAGALISNIGTWMQRTAQDWLVLTELTDHSASAVGMTMAFQFGPQLLLFPITGLVADMFDRRKLMIATQTIMGTLSLILGVLVITGLVELWHVYLLAFLFGCAAAFDAPTRQTFVSELVAKKDISNAVALNSTSFNSARMIGPAVAGLLIAAFDTGPAFIINGLSFGAVLLSLLLLRKSELQPSVYARRSTKGIMDGFRYAFGRRDLSVMLIMLFLIGTFGMNFPIYISTMGVKLFHADAQGYGLLTTFSAIGTLMGALMAAGRESPRFETLFIGTAMFGFGCLIAAMTPGYWWFAITLILVGLSAMTFLNTSNALMLLSTDPEMRGRVMALRFAITMGGTPIGAPIVGWVADNLGPRWALGVGAFAGFAAAMVALYHFSQSKMRNQPVMLTPDDQL
- a CDS encoding AMP nucleosidase yields the protein MKTAFSTIAPDRFSHETFRDAEAAIQRLLDIYQVHTEFLRDAFTRVAQNDVPSTGRYRATYPEIRMTTDTHAQIDSRLSFGHVPGPGTYSTTISRPDLFSHYLKQQIELLLSNHNVAIEVGPSMTPIPIHFAWPNGMNVEGALPETWSRPLRDVFDVPDLAITDDAIVNGTQHYGPDEVVPLAPFTGPRIDYSLHRLAHYTATKPEHFQNFILFTNYQFYIDEFVNWAREQMANGSEDYVEFVEVGNQVTPSGATEPVEGEAPPRLPQMPAYHLKRKDQNGITLVNIGVGPSNAKTITDHIAVLRPHAWLMLGHCAGLRNTQRLGDYVLAHGYVREDHVLDADLPTWVPIPALAEIQVALEDAVADITGLKNYELKRIMRTGTVASIDNRNWELRDHKEPVERLSQSRAIGLDMESAAIAANGFRFRVPYGTLLCVSDKPLHGELKLPGMASDFYTQQVRQHLKIGIKAMETLRGMPIERLHSRKLRSFAETAFQ